The following are from one region of the Silene latifolia isolate original U9 population chromosome 9, ASM4854445v1, whole genome shotgun sequence genome:
- the LOC141600479 gene encoding protein N-terminal glutamine amidohydrolase has protein sequence MELPQFDHTPYYCEENIYNLCKKLSSSGIADAQASHLFVVFISNHNKQIPLWHQKASHRADGVILWDYHVICVQIKGSGDAPQVWDLDSTLAFPSPLPSYVAQTFQPSFQLFPEYQRFYRIVHAPIFLRSFASDRRHMKDPNGEWTAQPPSYDPIIAQDGTIHNLNEYMEIHSGDAVPKLEAKVVNAVSEERLGVVVNENQLQQFFAHASSVTPHS, from the exons ATGGAGTTACCCCAATTTGATCACACCCCTTACTACTG TGAGGAAAACATCTACAACCTTTGCAAGAAACTTTCTTCATCCGGGATCGCAGATGCTCAGGCTTctcatctttttgttgtttttatatCTAATCATAATAAACAG ATCCCACTCTGGCATCAGAAGGCCAGCCATAGGGCTGATGGCGTTATTCTTTgggactaccatgtcatctgtgTACAG ATAAAAGGAAGCGGTGACGCTCCTCAAGTATGGGATCTGGATTCCACTCTTGCATTTCCTTCTCCTCTACCATCCTATGTGGCACAAACTTTCCAGCCATCATTTCAACTTTTTCCTGAGTACCAGAG ATTTTACCGCATAGTGCATGCTCCCATTTTCCTGCGCAGTTTTGCATCTGATAGAAGGCACATGAAGGATCCTAATGGAGAGTGGACTGCTCAGCCACCTTCTTATGACCCAATAATTGCTCAAG ATGGAACAATCCACAACCTGAACGAGTACATGGAAATTCACAGTGGTGACGCCGTTCCTAAATTAGAAGCCAAAGTGGTAAATGCAGTAAGTGAGGAGAGGCTGGGTGTGGTGGTTAATGAAAATCAGCTGCAACAATTCTTTGCTCATGCTTCCTCCGTAACTCCTCATTCATGA